A region from the Benincasa hispida cultivar B227 chromosome 8, ASM972705v1, whole genome shotgun sequence genome encodes:
- the LOC120083867 gene encoding acyl carrier protein 3, mitochondrial, translating to MQSIRNSILKHMKIRGPNTTTQLLMKDENVMEKLTRHLCTSTGRSSDEIVDRVIGLVKKFDRIDACKVTETADFQKDLSLDSLDRVELVMAFEQEFSIEIPDEKADKLTCCADVARYITSQVEEKKEEKL from the exons ATGCAAAGCATCAGAAATTCAATCCTGAAGCACATGAAAATCAGAGGACCTAATACTACAACACAGTTGTTGATGAAGGATGAGAATGTCATGGAGAAACTAACTCGTCATTTGTGCACATCAACAGGTAGAAGCTCCGACGAAATAGTTGATCGAGTGATTGGATTGGTTAAGAAGTTTGATAGAATTGACGCCTGTAAG GTTACTGAAACGGCTGATTTCCAGAAAGATTTAAGCCTGGACAGCTTAGACAGGGTGGAGCTTGTTATGGCTTTTGAACAAGAATTCTCCATTGAAATCCCAGATGAAAAGGCAGATAAGCTTACCTGCTGTGCTGATGTAGCACGATACATAACTTCTCAAGTAGAGGAAAAGAAAGAGGAGAAACTCTGA
- the LOC120083866 gene encoding uncharacterized protein LOC120083866, translating to MNRVWSLHSSVNLFWVCIFFFFFLFGHGFPLGVETAEEETPVSDLLSRDDWRQIAGYGEERLSTVLVTGSVLCEACLHGDEPQVHAWPIKGAMVGVNCHNNGKNSKSSDWVHGVTDEFGDFIIDIPSHLHATRSFENVCSIKILKTPKNTHCRPAHLAGMKQLQLSSFGGGIRTYTSGVLRLQHQTSRPLQACTNEGRGDRQTSW from the exons ATGAACAGAGTTTGGAGCTTACACAGTTCTGTCAACCTATTTTGGGTttgtatcttcttcttcttcttccttttcggCCATGGATTTCCGTTGGGAGTCGAAACTGCCGAAGAAGAGACGCCAGTATCCGATCTTTTGAGTCGAGATGATTGGAGGCAGATAGCTGGATATGGTGAGGAGAGACTGTCCACAGTTTTGGTCACAGGCTCTGTTCTTTGTGAAGCTTGTTTGCATGGTGATGAACCTCAAGTTCATGCATGGCCTATTAAAG GTGCCATGGTAGGTGTGAATTGCCACAACAATGGAAAGAACAGCAAATCTTCTGATTGGGTACATGGAGTCACCGATGAATTTGGAGACTTCATTATTGATATTCCATCCCATCTTCATGCAACCCGAAGCTTTGAAAATGTCTGTTCCATCAAGATTCTTAAGACACCAAAGAACACACACTGCCGACCTGCTCATTTAGCTGGAATGAAGCAGCTGCAATTATCATCGTTCGGAGGTGGCATCCGTACATATACTTCTGGAGTCCTCAGGCTGCAGCACCAAACATCTCGACCCCTGCAAGCTTGTACAAATGAGGGGAGGGGTGATCGTCAGACCTCATGGTAG